One Pyrococcus furiosus DSM 3638 genomic region harbors:
- a CDS encoding adenylate kinase family protein, translated as MIIAITGTPGVGKTTVARKLAEKLGCKYVNLRDFALEKGIGEVKGDELEVEVDELAYFVEKEFKGKNVVLDGHLSHLMPADLVIVLRAHPKTIAERLKERGYSKDKIGENVEAELVDVILIEALDEHENVIEVDTTGKTPEEVVNEILNLINSGIKRRVGIVDWTKVYEEIIPYLRLGGD; from the coding sequence ATGATAATAGCTATTACTGGAACCCCAGGAGTTGGAAAAACAACAGTTGCTAGGAAATTGGCCGAAAAACTTGGGTGTAAGTATGTAAATTTGAGAGATTTTGCTCTAGAAAAGGGTATTGGGGAAGTTAAAGGAGATGAGCTTGAAGTTGAGGTTGACGAGCTAGCTTACTTTGTTGAGAAGGAGTTTAAAGGCAAGAACGTTGTTTTAGATGGGCATTTGAGCCACTTAATGCCCGCTGATCTAGTCATTGTTCTCAGGGCTCATCCAAAAACTATCGCAGAAAGGCTTAAAGAGAGGGGTTATTCCAAGGATAAAATCGGAGAGAACGTCGAGGCCGAGCTTGTTGATGTAATCTTAATAGAGGCTTTAGACGAGCACGAAAATGTCATAGAGGTTGACACGACGGGAAAGACTCCTGAAGAAGTTGTGAACGAAATTTTGAACCTTATAAACTCAGGGATTAAGAGGAGAGTTGGTATCGTGGATTGGACTAAAGTTTATGAAGAGATTATCCCATATTTAAGGTTAGGGGGTGATTGA
- the cas10 gene encoding type III-B CRISPR-associated protein Cas10/Cmr2 produces the protein MVNIKEKLFVYLHDPPDKALKIENHEERSKKILSSGNIQYSRTDKVKQADALSSKTQRFIIRTKENKEPVIDFLGRSSGKYFHVGYPVFIHPISTEIKRYETLEKYIDLGRSNRGERFVNEFLERVSKLEGDVLKEVFEDASNKFKGEESKQWAYIWQFYPVKLKEGVKEFAKSELKLKEEEAEKFAEEFVNLPADTRFPDHAIWTHLDLTSALSVKDPTLLRIKIVPVQPFIANSRKQLDLWASSHLLSMLMYKALEVIVDKFGPEHVIYPSLRDQPFFLKFYLGENIGDEILVANLPNKALAIVSGKEAEKIEEEIKKRIRDFLLQLYREAVDWAVENGVVKVDRSEKDSMLKEAYLKIVREYFTVSITWVSLSEKEDIYQVTENAGLSDEDVKKWLKFAEKKENSRVLERIAIYPLLVKILDSLGERKVTEERFEKSEQLKGWKCHVCGENLAIFGDMYDHDNLKSLWLDEEPLCPMCLIKRYYPVWIRSKTGQKIRFESVVDVALLYKNWRKIFDEKYGKDLVSKAREVSEDFVKDNMLVDSDLYYSSTWESGLSKKLKNKKEIDEEKVKEVVDFLNAAYKEIGNPPKYYAILVMDGDDMGKVISGEVLGEISTRIHPNIRDYVEIPEAKYYSTPQVHVAISQALANFSIREVRSVVKDEGLLIYAGGDDVLAILPVDKALEVAYKIRKEFGKSFENGSLLPGWKLSAGILIVHYKHPLYDALEKARDLLNNKAKNVPGKDTLAIGLLKRSGSYYISLVGWELIRVFYNSELRKKLLEEKGGVGKRFIYHVLREVDTWPKVGIDEMLKFEVIRHIRGRNKEETKELREKIYGEIKDLLEHVRGNNEVEKVRGLFTFLKIITDAEVFP, from the coding sequence GTGGTTAACATCAAAGAGAAACTTTTTGTATACCTTCATGATCCACCAGACAAGGCTCTAAAAATTGAAAATCATGAGGAAAGGTCAAAAAAGATATTAAGTTCTGGCAATATCCAGTACTCGAGAACGGACAAAGTTAAACAAGCAGATGCACTTTCTTCTAAGACTCAGAGATTTATAATTCGAACAAAGGAAAATAAAGAGCCAGTAATAGATTTTTTGGGTAGATCTTCAGGAAAGTACTTCCATGTTGGATATCCTGTTTTTATACACCCCATATCCACAGAAATTAAGAGGTATGAAACACTTGAAAAGTACATAGACCTTGGCAGGAGTAATAGAGGGGAAAGATTTGTTAACGAGTTTTTGGAAAGGGTTTCAAAGCTTGAAGGCGATGTTCTCAAAGAGGTCTTTGAAGATGCTAGTAACAAATTTAAAGGAGAAGAGAGTAAACAGTGGGCCTACATCTGGCAGTTTTATCCCGTAAAACTCAAAGAAGGAGTCAAGGAATTTGCCAAGTCAGAGTTAAAACTTAAAGAGGAAGAAGCAGAAAAGTTTGCAGAGGAATTTGTTAACCTCCCAGCTGATACAAGATTTCCAGATCATGCAATTTGGACCCATTTAGACTTAACTTCCGCATTATCCGTTAAGGATCCCACTTTGCTCAGGATCAAAATAGTTCCAGTTCAACCTTTTATTGCCAATTCAAGAAAGCAGTTAGATCTCTGGGCCTCCAGTCATCTCCTTTCAATGCTTATGTATAAAGCTTTAGAGGTGATAGTGGACAAGTTCGGGCCAGAACATGTAATCTATCCATCTCTAAGGGATCAACCCTTCTTCTTGAAGTTCTACCTGGGGGAAAACATAGGTGATGAAATCTTAGTTGCAAACTTGCCTAACAAAGCGCTTGCAATAGTCTCAGGAAAGGAGGCTGAAAAGATTGAAGAAGAAATCAAGAAAAGAATTAGGGATTTCCTACTCCAACTGTACAGAGAAGCTGTTGATTGGGCAGTTGAAAATGGAGTAGTAAAAGTGGATAGAAGTGAAAAGGATAGCATGCTCAAGGAAGCATATCTTAAAATTGTGAGGGAGTACTTCACCGTCTCGATAACCTGGGTATCTCTTTCCGAAAAGGAGGATATCTATCAAGTAACAGAGAACGCGGGTCTCTCGGATGAAGATGTTAAGAAGTGGCTAAAGTTTGCAGAAAAGAAAGAAAATAGTAGAGTTCTCGAGAGGATTGCAATATACCCACTTTTGGTAAAGATATTGGATAGCCTGGGAGAGAGAAAAGTTACAGAAGAAAGGTTCGAAAAAAGCGAACAACTCAAAGGATGGAAGTGCCACGTTTGTGGTGAGAATCTTGCAATTTTTGGAGACATGTACGATCACGATAATCTTAAGAGTTTGTGGCTTGATGAGGAACCATTATGTCCCATGTGTTTGATAAAAAGGTATTATCCAGTGTGGATTAGGAGTAAAACTGGACAGAAAATAAGGTTTGAGTCGGTGGTAGATGTTGCACTTCTGTACAAGAACTGGAGGAAGATATTTGACGAGAAGTATGGAAAAGACCTAGTCTCAAAGGCTAGGGAAGTTAGTGAAGACTTCGTAAAGGACAATATGCTAGTAGATTCGGATCTATACTATTCTTCAACCTGGGAATCTGGACTTTCTAAAAAGCTCAAAAATAAGAAAGAGATTGATGAGGAAAAAGTTAAGGAAGTTGTTGACTTCTTAAATGCGGCTTATAAAGAAATCGGTAATCCACCAAAGTACTATGCTATTCTAGTTATGGATGGCGACGATATGGGGAAAGTTATTTCAGGAGAGGTGCTTGGAGAAATATCAACTAGAATTCATCCAAATATTAGGGATTACGTTGAAATTCCAGAAGCAAAATATTACTCCACCCCGCAGGTTCACGTGGCTATAAGCCAAGCATTGGCTAACTTTTCGATAAGGGAAGTTAGATCCGTAGTTAAAGACGAGGGATTGCTAATATACGCTGGAGGGGATGATGTCCTAGCAATTTTGCCAGTCGACAAAGCTTTAGAAGTTGCATATAAGATAAGGAAAGAATTTGGCAAGAGCTTTGAAAATGGTTCTCTTCTCCCAGGTTGGAAGTTGAGTGCTGGAATTTTGATAGTCCATTATAAGCATCCATTGTATGACGCCCTAGAAAAGGCAAGAGATCTTCTCAATAATAAAGCAAAAAACGTTCCAGGAAAAGATACACTAGCTATAGGCCTACTTAAGAGGAGTGGTTCCTACTATATCTCCCTAGTGGGATGGGAATTAATTAGGGTCTTCTACAACTCAGAGCTGAGGAAAAAGCTATTGGAAGAGAAAGGTGGAGTGGGAAAGAGGTTCATTTATCATGTGCTCAGAGAAGTTGATACTTGGCCAAAAGTTGGAATAGACGAGATGCTTAAGTTTGAGGTGATTAGACATATCAGGGGAAGGAACAAAGAAGAAACTAAAGAGCTCAGAGAAAAGATCTATGGAGAAATAAAGGATCTTCTTGAGCATGTAAGAGGGAACAATGAAGTTGAAAAAGTTAGAGGCTTATTCACATTTCTAAAAATAATCACGGACGCGGAGGTGTTTCCATGA
- a CDS encoding carbamoyltransferase family protein: MIILGIHDGHDAGAVLFKDDEIYAVNEERLNRIKKYRGFPELSLRKVLEMGEVYPEEVDIIAVAGLFRKQKRLIELEKNLKSVFGPGFKSKVIFVEHHLAHAASAYYSSGLKDSLVLTIDAAGDGLSSTINIGREGEIIRIAQSTYLDSLGDFYASITELLGFKPMRHEGKVMSLAAYGKPSYDLSSIIELDGLSFENHLKVVGVETTKKLAEFFSFPLEKSKEVSSNLKKGILGGELEKKAIEIAASAQAHLEKLMEELGIRLKSYNLPISYAGGVAQNVKANAVLRRIFGDIWVFPAMDDAGLAFGAAVYVKAQVERLEGKWKPFKMEHVYLGPSYSKSEVEEEVNKEGLEWEEVDDVPSFVADMLEEGKIVGFFQGKMEYGPRALGNRSILADPRDENVKEKLNIALKRDVFQPFAPSILEERAEEYLADLTGEPNRFMTMSYLASDEFKSLAPAVVHVDGSTRPQAVNYMHNPVYYKIIKEFEKRTGVGAVLNTSFNMHGEPIVCSPKDAIKTFKLAKLDLLVAEGLVVWQT, encoded by the coding sequence ATGATAATCCTGGGAATTCATGACGGTCATGATGCAGGGGCTGTTTTGTTTAAAGACGACGAGATCTATGCGGTTAATGAGGAGAGACTTAACAGGATCAAGAAGTACAGAGGATTTCCAGAGCTAAGCTTGAGAAAAGTTTTGGAGATGGGAGAAGTTTACCCTGAAGAAGTTGACATTATAGCAGTTGCTGGACTTTTTAGAAAACAAAAAAGGTTAATTGAGCTTGAAAAGAATCTTAAATCTGTTTTTGGCCCAGGTTTTAAAAGCAAGGTAATATTTGTTGAGCACCATTTGGCTCACGCTGCCTCAGCTTATTATTCTTCAGGATTGAAGGATTCATTAGTTTTAACAATAGATGCTGCAGGAGATGGGTTAAGCTCTACGATAAACATTGGGAGAGAAGGAGAGATTATTAGAATTGCCCAATCAACGTATCTTGACTCCTTGGGAGATTTTTATGCTTCAATAACGGAGTTATTAGGGTTTAAACCAATGAGACACGAAGGAAAAGTCATGAGCCTGGCCGCCTATGGAAAACCGAGCTATGATCTTTCATCAATTATAGAACTCGATGGCCTCAGCTTTGAAAATCATCTAAAGGTCGTGGGTGTAGAGACAACTAAAAAGCTGGCCGAATTCTTTTCATTTCCATTAGAAAAGAGCAAAGAAGTGTCATCTAACTTGAAGAAAGGAATTTTAGGTGGGGAGCTAGAGAAGAAGGCAATTGAGATAGCGGCAAGTGCTCAAGCACACTTGGAAAAGCTTATGGAGGAGTTGGGGATTAGGTTGAAGTCTTATAACCTTCCAATTTCTTACGCTGGAGGAGTTGCTCAAAATGTAAAGGCCAACGCAGTTTTAAGACGAATATTTGGAGATATCTGGGTCTTTCCTGCTATGGACGATGCTGGTTTGGCTTTTGGTGCAGCTGTCTATGTAAAGGCCCAGGTGGAGAGGTTGGAAGGGAAGTGGAAGCCATTTAAAATGGAACATGTATATCTTGGACCTAGTTACTCTAAGTCTGAAGTTGAAGAGGAAGTCAACAAAGAAGGGTTAGAATGGGAAGAAGTCGATGACGTTCCATCTTTCGTTGCTGATATGCTTGAGGAAGGAAAAATCGTTGGATTTTTCCAAGGAAAAATGGAATATGGACCGAGAGCATTGGGAAATAGGTCAATACTTGCCGATCCCAGGGATGAAAATGTTAAGGAAAAGCTTAACATTGCGCTAAAAAGAGATGTCTTTCAGCCATTTGCCCCGTCCATACTTGAGGAGCGAGCGGAAGAATACCTGGCAGACCTTACGGGCGAGCCCAACAGGTTCATGACAATGAGTTATTTAGCCTCTGATGAATTCAAGAGCTTAGCTCCAGCTGTTGTTCATGTCGATGGAAGTACAAGACCTCAGGCCGTAAATTACATGCACAATCCGGTCTATTACAAAATTATAAAGGAATTTGAGAAGAGAACTGGAGTAGGGGCTGTTTTGAATACATCCTTCAACATGCATGGGGAGCCAATTGTTTGCTCTCCAAAAGATGCAATAAAAACCTTCAAATTAGCAAAGCTAGACTTGCTGGTAGCTGAAGGATTGGTTGTGTGGCAAACTTAA
- the cmr3 gene encoding type III-B CRISPR module-associated protein Cmr3, with amino-acid sequence MIEVTFTPYDVLLFRESRPFDAGSESVARSIIPLPQTVAGAIRTLLFYKGLKNCVGVGEEEPEFTLVGIAIGTEKGRIYPLPFNIIKSEKFYKVVNPGRFLGKLILPPKGKYKSGYVTESILEKYLKGELKEVEENKVIRIEKEKRIGIKLSREKKVVEEGMLYTVEFLRIEKIYAWIEDPGCGIKDILSSYEFLTLGGESRVAFVEVDDKTPDIFNRELGSTKKALFYFSTPTIGKVGEIVQELEKRLNAKIDDYLLVSSRPTAISGWDMHEKKPKGTKFAIPPGSVLFVEFKEEVEVPPYIKLGKLKKLGYGLALGGIWE; translated from the coding sequence ATGATTGAGGTTACTTTTACTCCTTATGATGTCCTCTTATTTAGAGAAAGTAGGCCTTTTGATGCAGGAAGTGAAAGTGTGGCAAGATCAATTATTCCTCTTCCCCAAACAGTCGCTGGCGCTATAAGGACTCTTTTATTCTACAAAGGCCTCAAGAATTGTGTTGGAGTGGGTGAGGAGGAACCCGAATTTACGTTAGTTGGGATTGCAATTGGAACAGAGAAAGGCAGAATTTACCCCCTTCCCTTCAATATCATAAAAAGCGAGAAATTCTACAAAGTTGTCAACCCAGGTAGATTTTTAGGGAAGTTAATTCTTCCTCCAAAAGGAAAGTACAAGAGTGGCTATGTAACTGAAAGCATATTGGAAAAGTATTTGAAGGGAGAATTAAAAGAAGTAGAAGAAAATAAAGTAATAAGGATTGAAAAGGAAAAAAGGATTGGCATTAAGCTTTCTAGAGAGAAGAAAGTAGTTGAAGAGGGAATGCTATATACTGTTGAATTCCTAAGAATTGAGAAAATTTACGCTTGGATAGAAGACCCAGGATGCGGAATCAAAGATATTTTGTCATCATATGAGTTCTTAACGTTAGGAGGAGAAAGTAGAGTTGCTTTTGTGGAAGTGGACGACAAAACACCCGATATATTTAATAGAGAATTAGGATCAACAAAGAAAGCCCTCTTCTATTTCTCAACTCCCACAATAGGGAAAGTTGGAGAAATAGTACAAGAACTTGAGAAAAGATTGAATGCAAAAATTGATGATTATCTTCTTGTTTCCTCTAGACCTACAGCAATTTCTGGGTGGGATATGCATGAAAAGAAGCCAAAAGGTACTAAATTTGCGATACCTCCTGGTTCAGTTCTCTTTGTAGAGTTTAAGGAGGAAGTAGAAGTTCCCCCCTACATTAAGCTTGGTAAGTTAAAGAAACTTGGCTATGGGCTTGCTTTAGGAGGGATATGGGAATGA
- the cmr1 gene encoding type III-B CRISPR module RAMP protein Cmr1 — MFIEEFEIESITSTHLLEVLTREYPEVRSPSIKGAMRWWFRALAGSYFGDDAQKLKEIENQVFGSTKERSRVKISVTPLSSPKRLNLKEFKDKNVGYIWFSINLLGKRGTITHYYPPGSRFRVVLESPSERVIKLATLSLWALVSLGSVGFRSRRGTGSMKIVRASSEVLEDLGLTTEFNSIDEFKDSLKRVLDVTGEILGVKNSETNKSLPSYATLKFSDVEVFGPGKNTWEVLAQFNNSYKEYLRRRIKKYQRIIFGLPRFKLRGVRKDLRRASPLWFGVVEIGGKPYGRIIKFFQSTFHPEVRSKHIVDWNVLSNFDWFISSRLPVTKVWGGWSG, encoded by the coding sequence ATGTTTATTGAAGAATTTGAAATTGAGTCCATAACCTCCACGCATTTATTAGAGGTGCTGACCAGAGAATACCCAGAAGTGAGAAGTCCTTCAATAAAGGGAGCAATGAGATGGTGGTTCAGAGCTTTGGCTGGCTCATATTTTGGAGACGATGCTCAAAAACTTAAAGAAATAGAAAACCAAGTTTTTGGGAGCACAAAGGAAAGAAGCAGAGTAAAAATTTCTGTTACACCGCTTAGTTCTCCAAAAAGATTAAACCTTAAAGAGTTTAAGGATAAAAATGTTGGGTACATCTGGTTTTCAATAAATCTGCTCGGAAAAAGAGGGACTATAACTCACTATTATCCTCCTGGGAGCAGATTTAGAGTAGTTCTAGAATCACCTAGCGAAAGGGTTATTAAGCTGGCAACTTTATCTCTCTGGGCTCTTGTGAGCTTAGGTAGTGTTGGATTTAGAAGTAGACGGGGAACAGGTTCAATGAAAATCGTTAGGGCAAGTAGCGAAGTTCTGGAGGATTTGGGACTCACAACAGAATTCAATTCTATAGATGAATTTAAAGATTCTTTGAAAAGGGTGTTAGATGTCACAGGCGAAATTTTAGGAGTAAAAAATAGCGAAACTAATAAGTCCCTCCCTTCTTACGCTACTTTAAAGTTTTCAGACGTTGAAGTATTTGGGCCAGGGAAGAATACTTGGGAGGTATTAGCTCAGTTCAACAACTCTTACAAGGAATACCTAAGGAGGAGAATTAAGAAGTATCAAAGGATAATATTTGGATTGCCTCGATTTAAGCTTAGAGGCGTGAGGAAAGACCTAAGGAGAGCTTCTCCCCTTTGGTTTGGCGTTGTAGAGATAGGCGGAAAGCCATATGGAAGGATAATCAAGTTCTTCCAATCTACATTTCATCCAGAAGTAAGAAGCAAACATATAGTTGATTGGAACGTTCTTTCAAATTTTGATTGGTTTATATCCTCTAGACTTCCTGTGACTAAGGTGTGGGGTGGTTGGAGTGGTTAA
- the csx1 gene encoding CRISPR-associated CARF protein Csx1 — protein sequence MRVLVTTWGNPFQWEPITYEYRGIKVKSRNTLPILVKTLEPERILILVADTMANYYDSGKNKPEIEEKSFSSYSEVVEDTKERILWHIKEEVIEELREEDPELAKKIENMLKDERITIEVLPGVGVFGNITVEGEMLDFYYYATYKLAEWLPVQNNLEVYLDLTHGINFMPTFTYRALRNLLGLLAYLYNVKFEIVNSEPYPLGVSQEIREDTILHIREIGEGVVRPRPQYSPVEGKLYWNAFISSVANGFPLVFASFYPNIRDVEDYLNKKLEEFLVGIEVGEREDGKPYVKREKALDRSFKNASKLYYALRVFNTKFQNYPKKEVPIEEIMEISKIFESLPRIGIILERQVEWLRNLVYGRLWYENGEQKIKKGLLEIIKDKKDKRKEAEALKKGKTISLAEAAKLTRIFSPSGERIETIESPNVVRNFIAHSGFEYNIVYVKYDRLSDRLYFFYKDKEKAANLAYEALLYRGEKE from the coding sequence ATGAGAGTTTTGGTAACTACATGGGGTAATCCCTTCCAGTGGGAACCAATAACATATGAATACAGAGGAATCAAAGTTAAAAGCAGAAATACCTTGCCAATTCTAGTCAAGACTCTTGAGCCAGAGAGGATTCTAATCCTTGTGGCTGATACAATGGCCAACTACTATGATTCAGGAAAAAATAAGCCAGAAATAGAAGAAAAATCGTTTTCGTCTTATTCGGAAGTTGTGGAAGATACAAAAGAAAGGATACTATGGCACATAAAAGAGGAGGTCATTGAAGAACTCCGTGAGGAAGATCCTGAGCTTGCTAAGAAAATTGAGAATATGTTAAAAGATGAAAGAATTACAATTGAAGTTCTTCCCGGCGTTGGAGTCTTTGGCAACATTACAGTAGAGGGAGAAATGCTTGACTTCTATTATTATGCCACATACAAGTTGGCCGAATGGTTGCCAGTTCAGAACAATTTAGAGGTTTACTTAGACCTAACTCATGGGATAAATTTCATGCCCACCTTTACTTACAGAGCCCTAAGAAACTTGCTTGGATTGTTGGCCTACTTGTACAATGTAAAGTTTGAGATAGTTAATTCAGAACCTTATCCCCTGGGGGTTTCACAAGAAATAAGGGAGGACACAATTCTCCATATTAGGGAAATTGGAGAGGGAGTAGTTCGTCCTAGACCACAGTATTCTCCAGTAGAAGGAAAGCTTTACTGGAATGCATTTATAAGCTCTGTAGCCAATGGCTTCCCGTTAGTCTTTGCCAGCTTTTATCCAAATATTCGGGACGTAGAAGATTACCTTAACAAAAAGCTTGAGGAATTCCTGGTGGGAATTGAGGTTGGGGAGAGAGAAGATGGAAAACCTTATGTTAAAAGAGAGAAAGCTCTTGACAGGAGCTTTAAGAATGCTTCTAAGCTCTACTATGCTTTAAGAGTGTTCAATACAAAATTCCAAAACTATCCAAAAAAAGAAGTTCCTATTGAAGAAATAATGGAGATATCAAAGATATTCGAGTCTCTTCCCAGGATTGGAATTATTTTAGAGAGGCAAGTAGAGTGGCTAAGAAATTTAGTATATGGAAGATTATGGTATGAAAATGGAGAACAGAAAATAAAGAAGGGTCTTTTAGAGATTATCAAGGATAAGAAGGATAAAAGGAAAGAGGCCGAAGCTCTTAAAAAAGGGAAGACAATATCTTTAGCCGAAGCTGCAAAGCTTACAAGAATATTTTCTCCGAGTGGAGAAAGAATAGAGACAATAGAATCTCCAAATGTTGTTCGTAACTTTATAGCACATTCTGGATTTGAGTATAACATTGTCTATGTGAAATATGATAGACTAAGTGATAGGCTGTACTTTTTCTATAAGGATAAAGAAAAAGCTGCAAATCTCGCTTATGAAGCCCTTTTATATAGGGGTGAAAAAGAATGA
- the cas6 gene encoding CRISPR-associated endoribonuclease Cas6 has translation MRFLIRLVPEDKDRAFKVPYNHQYYLQGLIYNAIKSSNPKLATYLHEVKGPKLFTYSLFMAEKREHPKGLPYFLGYKKGFFYFSTCVPEIAEALVNGLLMNPEVRLWDERFYLHEIKVLREPKKFNGSTFVTLSPIAVTVVRKGKSYDVPPMEKEFYSIIKDDLQDKYVMAYGDKPPSEFEMEVLIAKPKRFRIKPGIYQTAWHLVFRAYGNDDLLKVGYEVGFGEKNSLGFGMVKVEGNKTTKEAEEQEKITFNSREELKTGV, from the coding sequence ATGAGGTTTTTAATAAGACTAGTTCCAGAGGATAAGGATAGGGCATTTAAAGTACCCTACAATCATCAATACTACCTCCAGGGTTTAATATACAACGCTATTAAATCTTCCAATCCGAAGCTTGCAACATATCTCCATGAAGTTAAGGGCCCTAAACTCTTTACGTATTCACTTTTTATGGCCGAAAAAAGAGAACATCCCAAAGGCTTGCCATATTTCCTAGGATATAAAAAAGGATTTTTCTACTTTTCTACTTGCGTCCCTGAGATAGCTGAGGCCTTGGTGAATGGATTGTTAATGAACCCAGAAGTTAGGCTGTGGGATGAGAGGTTTTATCTTCATGAAATTAAGGTTTTAAGAGAGCCCAAGAAGTTCAACGGTTCAACCTTTGTAACGCTCTCCCCAATAGCCGTTACAGTAGTAAGAAAAGGCAAGTCATATGACGTTCCCCCAATGGAAAAAGAGTTCTACTCTATTATAAAAGACGACCTGCAGGATAAGTACGTTATGGCCTATGGAGATAAACCTCCCAGTGAATTTGAAATGGAGGTTTTAATTGCAAAACCAAAGCGATTTAGAATAAAACCGGGGATTTACCAGACTGCGTGGCATTTGGTGTTTAGGGCTTATGGAAATGATGACCTCCTAAAAGTTGGATACGAAGTAGGGTTCGGAGAAAAGAATTCCCTGGGCTTCGGAATGGTTAAGGTTGAGGGCAATAAAACGACGAAGGAGGCTGAAGAGCAAGAAAAGATAACATTCAACAGTAGAGAGGAATTAAAAACTGGAGTATAA
- the cmr4 gene encoding type III-B CRISPR module RAMP protein Cmr4: protein MKAYLVGLYTLTPTHPGSGTELGVVDQPIQRERHTGFPVIWGQSLKGVLRSYLKLVEKVDEEKINKIFGPPTEKAHEQAGLISVGDAKILFFPVRSLKGVYAYVTSPLVLNRFKRDLELAGVKNFQTEIPELTDTAIASEEITVDNKVILEEFAILIQKDDKGILESVVKAIEQAFGNEMAEKIKGRIAIIPDDVFRDLVELSTEIVARIRINAETGTVETGGLWYEEYIPSDTLFYSLILVTPRAKDNDMALIKEVLGKINGKYLQIGGNETVGKGFVKVTLKEVTNNGGTHAK, encoded by the coding sequence ATGAAGGCATATTTAGTTGGGTTATATACCTTAACTCCAACCCACCCGGGAAGTGGAACTGAGCTTGGAGTGGTAGACCAACCAATTCAGAGAGAAAGACACACAGGATTTCCAGTAATTTGGGGCCAGAGTCTCAAGGGTGTATTAAGGAGCTACCTTAAATTGGTAGAAAAGGTTGATGAGGAGAAGATAAACAAAATATTTGGCCCACCGACAGAAAAAGCTCATGAGCAGGCTGGGCTAATAAGTGTCGGAGATGCAAAGATACTATTCTTCCCTGTTAGAAGTCTAAAAGGTGTTTACGCATACGTAACTTCTCCACTAGTTCTTAACAGGTTCAAAAGAGACTTAGAGCTAGCTGGGGTTAAGAATTTTCAGACAGAAATTCCCGAGTTAACAGATACCGCAATTGCAAGTGAAGAAATTACAGTTGATAACAAGGTGATTCTTGAAGAATTTGCAATTCTCATTCAAAAGGATGACAAAGGAATTTTGGAAAGTGTAGTTAAAGCTATTGAACAAGCCTTTGGAAATGAAATGGCAGAGAAAATAAAGGGTAGAATTGCCATAATCCCAGATGACGTGTTTAGAGATTTAGTGGAGCTGTCGACAGAAATAGTAGCTAGGATAAGAATTAATGCTGAGACAGGAACTGTAGAAACTGGAGGACTGTGGTATGAGGAGTATATTCCTTCGGACACATTGTTCTACTCACTAATACTTGTAACTCCCAGGGCAAAGGATAATGATATGGCCCTAATCAAAGAAGTTCTAGGAAAGATTAACGGCAAATATCTCCAGATTGGAGGTAATGAAACCGTTGGGAAGGGCTTCGTCAAAGTTACTCTTAAAGAGGTGACCAACAATGGAGGTACACATGCTAAGTAA
- the htpX gene encoding zinc metalloprotease HtpX: MGIGLWVRTGLLMAFLTGLLVGIGYLIGGQGGMIIAFTIALFMNFFSYWFSDSIVLSWYNARIVSEEEAPELHRIVEKLAMQAGIPKPRVAIVPTLVPNAFATGRSPEHAVVAVTEGLLRILNRDELEGVIAHEISHIKNRDTLIQTIAAVLAGAIMVLVNFARWSLWFGAYDEDRDGGNIVALILAIILAPIAATLIQLAISRSREYLADETGAKISGKPHALASALMKIEEAVRYRPLKNGNPATAHMFIVNPFRGVDFVELFSTHPPTEKRIERLRKIAMEMGIIF, translated from the coding sequence GTGGGCATTGGATTATGGGTGAGAACTGGATTATTGATGGCATTTCTTACTGGCCTATTGGTGGGTATTGGATATCTAATAGGCGGTCAAGGTGGTATGATAATAGCCTTCACCATAGCCCTTTTCATGAACTTCTTCAGCTACTGGTTCAGTGACTCAATAGTCTTGAGTTGGTACAATGCCAGAATAGTTAGTGAAGAGGAAGCGCCAGAACTCCACAGGATAGTTGAAAAGCTTGCCATGCAGGCGGGAATTCCCAAGCCCAGAGTTGCTATAGTCCCAACATTAGTGCCAAATGCATTTGCAACCGGAAGAAGTCCAGAGCATGCGGTAGTTGCCGTGACTGAGGGATTACTGAGAATTTTGAATAGGGATGAATTGGAAGGAGTTATTGCACACGAGATAAGCCATATAAAGAACAGAGACACTCTAATTCAAACGATAGCAGCTGTTCTTGCGGGCGCAATAATGGTTCTCGTTAACTTTGCGAGGTGGTCTTTATGGTTCGGGGCTTACGATGAAGATAGAGATGGTGGAAACATAGTAGCTCTAATCTTGGCAATAATCCTTGCTCCAATTGCAGCAACACTAATTCAGCTCGCTATAAGCAGATCAAGGGAATACTTAGCTGATGAAACGGGAGCCAAGATAAGCGGAAAGCCTCACGCTCTAGCGAGTGCGTTAATGAAGATCGAAGAAGCCGTGAGGTACAGGCCCCTAAAGAATGGAAATCCAGCCACAGCCCACATGTTCATAGTAAACCCATTCAGAGGAGTGGACTTTGTAGAGCTATTTTCTACTCACCCACCAACTGAAAAGAGAATTGAAAGGCTAAGGAAGATAGCTATGGAGATGGGTATAATCTTTTGA